Proteins found in one Pagrus major chromosome 20, Pma_NU_1.0 genomic segment:
- the mmp21 gene encoding matrix metallopeptidase-21, with product MLTLIQLIILLFWTSISSSDAEKLFHRRDHSDVQNLNSHQAEVITDKYSAELFLSRYGFIMPVNWEEIQFEDSDVSFNDDFLGDFQDSIQEGTSVHHSRDAPRDGDQNDHNGLTESQEFISALEEFQRVSGLPVTGLLDESTKLAMNKPRCGVPDKEIDLNAPVAPEKISASDTENSSSGTFNETDSNNTASFDTADSFEDDIFSSNDTECILTGIFNDTSRNYTEDFALFDPILNNTSLNSSHDTTVDRKMVNVSTNQSQAVRRRKRHLATLVSKNRRRRDLSETGYMAFSKRVLKWRLIGEGYSSQLSVEDQRYIFRLAFRMWSEVSPLEFVEDTRSPLEEVDIRLGFGTGRHLGCNQRFDGTGQEFAHAWFLGDIHFDDDEHFTGPNAGSGISLLKVAVHEIGHVLGLPHIYRPGSIMQPSYLPQESGFEVDWMDRKAIQHLYGGCKGRFNTVFDWIRKEKTPYGEVVIRFNTYFLRDGWYWLYENRNNRTRFGDPVALQIGWRGIPMDGVDACVHVWSRKRDAVYFFKGTQFWRYDNANDQVFRQDPEGHRYPRLISEGFPGVVSPIDTAFYDRRQSHIYFFRNTLVYAFDVEANSLARGFPKNIRDVFPAVESGDHPDGNIDAAYFSYTHNAIFLLKGTRFWQVVGSRERWRRPFLPRNGLLPHKEVDQHWFDICNVHPTALRLTR from the exons ATGCTGACTTTGATCCAGCtgatcattttgcttttttggaCGAGCATCAGCTCATCTGATGCGGAGAAACTTTTCCACCGTCGGGATCATTCTGACGTGCAGAACCTCAATTCGCACCAAGCTGAGGTTATAACAGACAAATACTCAGCAGAG TTATTTCTGTCTAGATATGGATTCATTATGCCAGTGAACTGGGAGGAGATCCAGTTTGAAGACTCAGACGTCTCCTTTAACGATGACTTCCTGGGTGACTTTCAAGACTCGATCCAGGAGGGAACCTCGGTGCATCATTCAAGGGACGCTCCTCGTGATGGCGATCAAAATGACCACAATGGTCTAACCGAGAGCCAGGAGTTTATTTCAGCACTTGAAGAGTTTCAGAGGGTGTCGGGCCTGCCTGTCACGGGCCTGTTGGACGAGTCAACCAAGTTGGCAATGAACAAACCGAGGTGTGGAGTCCCTGACAAGGAGATTGACCTGAACGCACCTGTAGCACCTGAGAAAATCAGTGCCTCAGATACTGAAAACAGTTCCAGTGGCACTTTTAATGAGACTGACAGTAACAACACAGCAAGTTTTGATACTGCTGACTCCTTTGAAGATGACATATTCAGTTCTAATGACACAGAATGTATTCTCACAGGTATTTTCAATGACACCAGCAGGAATTACACAGAAGACTTTGCTTTATTTGATCCCATTTTAAATAACACTTCTCTAAACAGCTCACATGATACCACTGTGGACAGAAAAATGGTAAATGTCAGCACAAATCAGAGCCAAGCAGTGCGGCGCAGGAAACGGCACCTTGCCACTCTAGTATCCAAAAACAGGCGCAGGAGAGATCTGAGTGAAACAGGTTACATGGCCTTTTCTAAGAGGGTGCTGAAATGGAGGCTGATAGGAGAAGGCTACAGCAGTCAGCTGTCTGTTGAAGACCAGAGGTACATCTTCAGACTGGCCTTCAGGATGTGGAGCGAGGTGTCTCCGCTGGAGTTCGTGGAGGATACACGTTCCCCACTGGAGGAAGTTGATATCAGGCTGGGCTTTGGCACAG GAAGGCATCTGGGTTGCAATCAGAGGTTTGATGGCACTGGTCAAGAGTTTGCCCACGCTTGGTTCCTGGGTGATATACACTTTGATGACGACGAACATTTCACTGGTCCCAACGCTGGCAGTGGGATCAGCCTTCTCAAA GTGGCAGTTCATGAGATCGGCCATGTTTTGGGTCTCCCCCACATCTACAGGCCGGGCTCCATAATGCAGCCCAGCTATCTGCCCCAGGAGTCAGGCTTTGAGGTGGACTGGATGGACAGGAAAGCCATACAGCACCTCTATG GGGGCTGTAAAGGTCGATTCAACACAGTGTTTGATTGGATCAGGAAGGAGAAGACGCCCTATGGGGAGGTGGTCATCCGCTTTAACACCTATTTCCTTAGAGATGGCTGGTACTGGCTCTATGAGAACAGAAATAACCGAACACGCTTTGGAGATCCAGTTGCACTGCAGATTGGCTGGCGTGGGATTCCCATGGACGGAGTTGatgcgtgtgtgcatgtttggTCCAGGAAAAGAGATGCTGTTTACTTCTTTAAAG GTACTCAGTTCTGGAGGTACGACAACGCGAATGACCAGGTGTTTAGACAGGACCCTGAAGGTCACCGCTATCCAAGGTTAATCTCCGAGGGCTTCCCAGGGGTGGTCAGTCCCATTGACACAGCCTTTTATGACAGGAGGCAATCCCACATCTATTTCTTCAGAAACACTCTT GTGTACGCGTTCGACGTGGAAGCCAACAGCTTGGCAAGAGGCTTCCCCAAAAACATCAGAGATGTTTTCCCTGCAGTGGAGAGCGGAGACCATCCAGATGGCAACATTGATGCTGCCTACTTCTCCTACACCCACAACGCCATCTTTCTACTCAAGGGCACTCGCTTCTGGCAGGTGGTGGGCAGCCGCGAACGCTGGCGCCGGCCCTTTCTGCCGCGAAATGGCCTGCTGCCACACAAGGAGGTGGATCAGCACTGGTTCGACATCTGCAACGTTCATCCCACTGCTCTCAGACTAACTCGCTGA